The proteins below are encoded in one region of Podarcis raffonei isolate rPodRaf1 chromosome 8, rPodRaf1.pri, whole genome shotgun sequence:
- the LOC128419641 gene encoding kelch-like protein 2: MSSSHKREQPETFKPRPLGLTQGLAEMYEEELLYDATLIADGQRFPCHRALLAAISPYFRDIFINTWNEPGGKEVLLQEVAPFVVENILKYIYTEDITLTPELAPHLFAGANRLQIIPLQNLCCRFLGKNLSVQNCFEMYSLARTHKSPALLHVVIHFLTRKFSQVCEHESFHQLDLSTLITLISSCNLEVASEFKVYRAVRLWVQGQSSKHGPLLGDLMRHVRFPLFSPEEQVELQRDLEKWKDLRLEWKVLDGKERFRHIKGLRQGMYKPHILCIDTQMCEYQELESEEAHMGCYDPQTELWEKLPGLQSLTHACCATAGEKIYVSGGICKNSYSTAVYEFSSFRNQWLQLAPMTVPRAAHGFLFHNQKLYAMGGWCQFQSFLNLAEAFDLATGTWATIAKLPFALSHPASSIFQNKLYLLGGATGVSGQWLFHKGFLIYETSSNTWTQVPLSTGFFAAGAVAGDRGIYVIGGFIEKKMRDWVEGLLIPENRHSSRKCFLVNETGKISGNIGMPKLPRGVANAGVVSCGKRIYVLGGEDLNQRYKMIYYWEPGEPRWRRCTTEIPTTREGISSFGCVTMMRPIPHIRQLFQVTALVIVSAASK, translated from the exons ATGAGTTCCAGTCATAAAAGGGAGCAGCCAGAAACCTTCAAACCAAGACCTCTCGGCTTAACACAAG GTCTAGCAGAGATGTATGAGGAAGAGCTGCTCTATGATGCCACCCTCATAGCCGATGGACAAAGATTCCCTTGCCACAG agcGCTGCTAGCAGCTATTAGCCCCTACTTTCGGGACATTTTCATCAATACCTGGAACGAACCTGGTGGGAAAGAAGTTCTGCTTCAAGAGGTGGCTCCATTCGTCGTCGAAAACATTCTGAAATATATCTACACAGAGGACATAACACTCACCCCTGAACTGGCGCCGCACCTCTTTGCTGGGGCCAACCGCTTACAGATCATACCGCTGCAGAACCTCTGCTGTAG GTTCCTTGGGAAAAATCTCTCTGTGCAGAACTGCTTTGAGATGTATTCTTTGGCAAGGACGCACAAGAGTCCTGCCCTCCTCCATGTGGTCATACACTTCCTCACCAGAAAATTCAGCCAGGTCTGCGAGCATGAGAGTTTCCACCAGCTGGACCTCAGCACACTCATCACCCTGATATCCTCCTGCAACCTTGAAGTGGCTTCAGAGTTCAAGGTCTATCGGGCTGTGCGACTCTGGGTGCAAGGGCAATCCAGCAAGCATGGCCCTTTGCTAGGAGACCTGATGCGCCATGTCCGCTTCCCGCTCTTCAGTCCAGAGGAGCAAGTCGAACTACAGAGGGACTTGGAGAAGTGGAAGGACCTCAGGCTCGAGTGGAAGGTGCTGGATGGCAAGGAGAGGTTTCGTCACATCAAGGGCCTCCGGCAGGGCATGTACAAGCCACACATCCTGTGCATTGACACCCAGATGTGCGAGTACCAGGAGCTAGAGAGTGAAGAGGCCCACATGGGCTGCTATGACCCACAGACCGAACTGTGGGAGAAGCTTCCCGGCCTGCAGTCCTTGACGCATGCGTGTTGTGCCACAGCTGGTGAGAAGATCTATGTCTCTGGAGGCATCTGTAAGAACTCTTACTCCACCGCCGTCTATGAGTTCAGCTCTTTCAGAAACCAGTGGCTGCAGCTTGCACCCATGACTGTGCCCAGGGCTGCACATGGCTTCCTGTTCCACAACCAGAAGCTCTATGCCATGGGGGGATGGTGTCAGTTCCAAAGCTTCCTCAACTTGGCTGAGGCTTTTGACCTCGCGACAGGGACGTGGGCTACGATCGCAAAGCTCCCGTTTGCACTGAGCCACCCGGCCTCCAGCATCTTCCAGAACAAGCTGTACCTCCTTGGCGGCGCGACAGGAGTTTCTGGCCAGTGGCTGTTCCACAAAGGCTTCCTGATCTACGAGACCAGCTCCAACACATGGACTCAGGTGCCTCTGTCCACGGGTTTCTTTGCTGCAGGAGCTGTGGCTGGGGACAGGGGGATCTATGTGATTGGGGGATTCATCGAGAAGAAAATGCGGGACTGGGTTGAAGGGCTCCTCATCCCAGAGAACCGCCACAGCTCTCGCAAGTGCTTCTTGGTCAACGAGACTGGCAAAATTAGTGGCAACATTGGTATGCCCAAACTGCCGCGTGGGGTTGCCAACGCAGGAGTAGTCTCCTGCGGGAAGCGGATCTACGTGTTGGGTGGGGAAGACTTAAACCAGCGCTACAAGATGATTTACTACTGGGAGCCTGGAGAACCCCGCTGGCGCCGGTGCACAACAGAGATCCCTACCACCCGCGAGGGCATCAGCAGTTTTGGATGTGTGACCATGATGAGGCCCATCCCACACATCCgccagcttttccaggtcacCGCCCTTGTCATTGTGTCTGCAGCCAGCAAATAG